One Drosophila teissieri strain GT53w chromosome X, Prin_Dtei_1.1, whole genome shotgun sequence genomic window, TCCACCGGGAAAAAGTGCGGAATGGGAACCTTCAACTACGGAACACAATATTTCCTAATTGATTAATTCCACAAAAACTATAGGCATTATTCACAATATAACTTCAATTCATAATGATGACAGCTTTAGTAGTTACCtagaatatttcaaataacaaaataaaaatcagcgaatatgtttttataaacTTCTGCTCATTGACTTAAcattaaaacaatttcattcTGATTTGCTGTGCTCAGTTTGGTAAATACCAgcttatatatattacattcTAGGTTATAGCCTACATATTGAGATTAATCCAAGTAACTGAATTTTGGATCCATTTCCGCTCAGTGTTGAGGTGACTTCGCAACTTCCCTTTTGTGCAGCATTACAAGTTGACCGGCTCACAAATCGCagaataatttgatttgctgGATGGAGGTCCTCGTCGTCCACAGCGTCGTCCTAGTTGGCCATCCTGCCGAGCAACCCCAAAccatcctgctcctggtcaACCAGCCAGTCATCCTAGTAATTGTTGTAGACAAACTCGGTGAGCAGCGAGTTGTTGGGACCGTCGCCACCAGCGGATCCACTGCCAGCGGATCCCGCGGAGCCGTCCTGTTTGTTGCGCAGCAGGCGGTGCCGGAAGTGCATGGTGCGCAGGCGCTGCATCCGACGCTTCAGGTTGCAGTAAACCGGACAGCAGTCGGGGAAGGGCTTGTACATCAGCTCCTCCTCATCGCCCTGCTCGCATTGCTCCGGCAGGATGTCCAGGCAGCTGGCAGAGAAAGAGAGACAGGGCATTAGTTCTGGTTCCCTCTACCGGGTGTTTGCTATGGATATTTTCGGGAAGGAGTGGATTTCTAGAGCATGCCGGGTTGGGATTCTCGGGGAAAGGGTGGGCTGTGCACATGCTTAGCTATATAGAATTGCATTGGTCAACTACTCATTCGGCCTAGACATTTTTTCCACTACGAAAATAGACCTGGAGCGAGGCATTATGTGATTGTTCTCGCAGAAGAGATTCGAGCAGAGGCTCAAAAGGACGAGCCGCCGGGGTAGAAACTTCGACTGCTCCCACATGCAGCGGCGAAAGGTTCCTGCATGGTGAAAATAAACTTATGTTATTATTATCCCAGAAACTTCAAAGGCTGCTAGGCACGccaaatactgatatttaaatcaattttcggccaaaccccaaatatcatcatcaaaaattggagaaaatgggaaaaaaaatacattttttttggtaaacacagttcgatttgaaatttaattacgaattcaacgagctatgacattccatatttggaccaatatttcgaatgttatgatcaaaatactgatatttataatcgcaaaaaaacagaaaatcaattttcggccaaaccccaaaaatcatcatcaaaagttggaaaaaatttaaaaaaaaaaacatattttttggtaaacacagttcgattggaaatttaattacgaattcaacgagatatgacattccatatttggaccaatatttcgaatgttatgatcaaaatactgatatttaaatcgcaaaaaaacagaaaatcaattttcggccaaaatccaaatatcatcatcaaaaattggaaaaaattaaaaaaaaaaatttatttttttggtaaacacagtttgattggaaatttaattacgaattcaacgagctatgacattccatatttggaccaatatttcgaatgttatgatcaaaatactgatatttataatcgcaaaaaaacagaaaatcaattttcggccaaaccccaaaaatcatcatcaaaagttggaaaaaatttaaaaaaaaaaacatattttttggtaaacacagttcgattggaaatttaattacgaattcaacgagatatgacattccatatttggaccaatatttcgaatgttatgatcaaaatactgatatttaaatcgcaaaaaaacagaaaatcaattttcggccaaaatccaaatatcatcatcaaaaattggaaaaaattaaaaaaaaaaatttatttttttggtaaacacagtttgattggaaatttaattacgaattcaacgagatatgacattccatatttagaccaatatttcgaatgttatgatcaaaatactgatatttaaatcgcaaaaaaacagaaaatcaattttcggccaaaatccaaatatcttcatcaaaaattggaaaaaatttgaaaaaaaaaaaaacttttttttggtaaacacagttcgattggaaatttaattacgaattcgacgagatatgacattccatatttggaccaatatttaGAATGTaatgatcaaaatactgatatctaaaaacagaaaatc contains:
- the LOC122624402 gene encoding uncharacterized protein CG1552 isoform X1, which encodes MYQLEKIWVLLCLALVGVLGFGQFHMKHYQLQRNYNTQEDSSENDNSVLRTFRRCMWEQSKFLPRRLVLLSLCSNLFCENNHIMPRSRSIFVVEKMSRPNDCLDILPEQCEQGDEEELMYKPFPDCCPVYCNLKRRMQRLRTMHFRHRLLRNKQDGSAGSAGSGSAGGDGPNNSLLTEFVYNNY
- the LOC122624402 gene encoding uncharacterized protein CG1552 isoform X2 produces the protein MYQLEKIWVLLCLALVGVLGFGQFHMKHYQLQRNYNTQEDSSENDNSVLRTFRRCMWEQSKFLPRRLVLLSLCSNLFCENNHIMPRSSCLDILPEQCEQGDEEELMYKPFPDCCPVYCNLKRRMQRLRTMHFRHRLLRNKQDGSAGSAGSGSAGGDGPNNSLLTEFVYNNY